From the Erpetoichthys calabaricus chromosome 12, fErpCal1.3, whole genome shotgun sequence genome, the window ATCAATTAAATTCACCCAGTAGATTCCAGCCTATGGAAGACATCCATGATGAATTAATACAACATTGATACAAcattccttatctatctatctatctatctatctatctatctatctatctatctatctatctatctatctatctatctatctatctatctatctatctatctatctatctatctatctatctatctatctatctatctatctatctatctatctatctatctatcatacatccACACATTCTTTGGACCAATTTAGGGTCacctgtttttctgtttgtctgaCCTGCATGTCAGTTGGCATTTGGGAGAAAAACTGGGGGTCCCTGGggaaaactcacacagatatggggacaacatccaaactccacaaagacaataaCCTGGAGCACgatttaaacccaggacactggatccatggGGCTAACTACTCtaccagcaataaataaataaatatttccataatCTAATTAAAATTAGCACATTGAAATGATACCAAATAAATAACACAAGGTGTTTGAATTACCTTGGGCCCCTTGCTGTGTGCAGTGCCACTTAACATGATTTACTTTCTATAGTGGCAAAAATGTACAAATagtaaaaatgataaattcacactaaaattTTGTTCATCAGTCATTTAACTTGGAGGCCCTAATTACTTTCTTCAGTCATCTGCCACATTCActtagttttgtgtattatttttttttttttggtctgcctATTTATTGGTATTCACATCTTGATATGAACtacttttcctttttatattatgattTGTACTTCATAAGACATACTTCTATATCACAGAATGTTTTCCCAGACACATGTACTACCTGAATTTGTTTAATGTGGCAAGGGGGTACAGTAGCTAGTACTGCTTTCTTACAGCTCCAGGTACTTTAGATCAGTTTTTCTCACAATCATggcctttgatagatagatagatagatagatagatagatagatagatagatagatagatagatagatagatagatagatagatagatagatagatagatagatagatagatagatagatagatagatagatagatagatagatagatagatagatagatagatacctttttaatcccaaggggaaattcacatactccagcatcagcatactgatacaaaaaacaatattaaatggaGATTTGTGGTAATAAGGTAATATTTGTGGAGATTGTTAGGGTTTTTCTCTTTGGCTATTCCGATTTCCTCCCATACCACAGATATGCAAGTTAACTGATCACTCCAAAATGGCCTGGTAAGAGTAAGTGTGACTGTACCTTGGAACAATTTGGTGCTTATGTTAAACCTGGAACATCTGATCTCTGTTAATCTAAAACTGGATTACAAAAGTTTGGGAAATGGAAAGAtgtatgactttttatttttagaacaagTGAATTAGTAGTGTAGCTGAATTATCACCTTACAGATCTTCAGATCATATTTGAGGATATTCACCACAAATTATGGTTAGTTATTTTTTTGACCTTGAAAACAGTTTGcctgtattttaaatatgttatgtAGCAACTGCTACAAAACACTTTCCAGGTTTGTTCAGAAGACACTTCAGAGCATCTTTCCATTCTAAGATTTTGTAGTATtagtatattaaaaacattcataTCAAGCCGTGTCTTATTAAATGAAGAACAATTGATTgagtgaaaaattattttaatttagcatattaataaaaatcaaaagtggGAGCTATAATTTTCACACAAGGATATCAAATCACACATGGTGTACCTCAGCAAATTAGTAGTATAGCTGAATTATCACCTTACATTCCTTCAAATCATGACTTATTTGTTAATGGGCTGTTTAGTGATAGATTTTGTCAAGAAAAGGCAATCTGTGTCATGTTATAATAAACTTCAGAACATCTGTGGTTGCcttatattttaattatcttgCAGTTTTGTGTTGCTTATGGAAAATCACTTTGCGATGGGCAATgcagtgaaaggcactttataatgatGATCTTCTATAATGAAGATTAAATGGTATAGCTCTTAAAATCTATCCTTACTTCCTAACTGCTACTGCACCGGTGGCAGAAGTAACACGTTCAGTATCACCTAGAGAGCCAGGGATGTGATTTTAAACCTTCAGCCTTGAGATCAGAAGTGCACTTCCTTAGTCATTACAAGACATCACCGTCAGTTTTAATTACATTATCAGCTACTTGGTAATAACAGCATCATTTTTGACAACTTAACCATTTTCCATATTAAATTGTTCCTTCTCCCTACCCCCCCATCAGGTTAACTCAAAAGATTTACTTACCCCAGTTACACAGGGCAGGCCAAGAAGATAAAGCACAACACAGGCAACTACTGTAATGAGGACTCTCCTTGAACAAAGGTACTTGGGAAATTCATCTTGTAGCACTGATGTAATGGTTTCTAGGAAAAGATAAGCATTCATTTACTGCAACTCCAGAAAAAATATTCAAGAGTTTTTCATGAAGCAATATGTGCTTAGATGACCTCTAACCAGTGTTGTCTACTCGATATGAAAGATAGCAACCCCGAGTTGGTTCTGACACAATTTTGGATGTCACTCAACCCAGACAGGTTTTACCCTTTTCTATAACTTCCATTTCTCTTGTCTTATCTGTTATTACACACTTTACTAAAGCACTATAGGAAAATTCAGCCATTTTCATCAGAGCCgccttaacgtatgggcacaatgggcaatGGCCGGGGGCCCCAGGaccataggggcccacaatgtttctgatgcctatgcatgtttctgtttttctatcaaaacaggggccccagcacactactttgccccgGGGCCAATGATGCTGGTTAAGAGAGTCCTGATTTCCATTCTTCTCATCAGCACGCTTTGCCATTTTTGTTATTAGATAATTACAGCCTCTTCCTATAGAGAGACAGCTTAGTATTCTATTTTAGTCCTGACTCAGCAGCAGGTTTTTACATTCACTAATGAAATGCAGTGGTCAAAATGGGAGAACATAATTACAGAACAGATGAAGACTGAGAATGTGGCCTACAATGTGTGGTCACACCACCATTATAGTAGGACTGACCTTTTTTCCTGTGGATTCAGCATAACACTGAgtagctactgtatattataatgaTAAAGAAATCAATACGGAATGCGTGGGCATTCTCATGGGCTTTTATACTTAAATGGAAAGAGGACAATCTAAGAGCAAGATGACTATTTTCCCTATTGCCAGCTGACATAGAGAATGGAGTTCTGAATTACTGAATTAAGTGAAAGGCAGGCTGGACTGAAATGTCAGGCAATATTAAACACTTCTAGATCTTCTCCTTTCCTCATCTCCTGATTCTTTTACCCAGGCATCAATTTGATTGTCATCAGTGTGACATCACACTCAGATTTGCTAAATAATGATATGCACTTGTACCACATTTCTCTAAATGTGGATAGACTGGAAAATCCATCTCTGATGCTGAAGATGTAATCAATTTCCTGCACAACCACATAATGCACCTGTACTTGTATTGCAGGTTTCTAAACAAGAACTGAATTCTAATCATATTACCAGTTTTTGAACCAGGATGAAGGGGTAATGGGTTTTTAGGGGAGTATTCCAACTAAAAATTCATGTGAAAGTGGGGAGAACCTAGAAAGGCACCTCAGATGGAAACTAAAAATGGCCGCCTACACTGATATGTTCAGGTAGACAAAAAATGAGCAGTTATAGATAACAAATCACATATCAGGACAGAATAATATGCAAACCATTACAAACTGGGACACTTACGAATTATTGTAAACTGAGTGCCGAGACCGAGCGTcagtagcataaagaagaaaagGACAGACCACAGTGGGGATACGGGCAACTTTGCTAGGGCTTCTGGACATGCAATAAAAGCCAAGCCAAAGCCTAAAGAGATAAAAAGAATTGGGTAAAGTCAAATATATTCCATTTCAGCAGAGGTGAAAGGCGGCTCTAAGAAGGAGCAGTCTAGAATAGAGGAGTCCAGGAAAATTCAAGACATACTATAACTTAGGTCAAAAGTTTAGTTATACATGGCAGACTTTCACTGACACTTAGTCCAATCACTTTCTTGAGAACTGATGTAGAGGTAGCAAATATCAGAATAGTATGAAGTGTCAGATTTACAATTTAGAATTAACAATTCATCTAGTTTGTGCATCGTCTTTTTCCTAATATAGAGTTGTGGAGAGCAATAGGCTATAACTGCAGCACTAGGTGCACTgtaggaaccaacactggatggaatTCCAGCCCAAATAAAGTGTCCACTAACTTTAAAAGAGAACATTTATGGTTACTAGAATCAGTTCTGGATAAGGTATCTGTCCATGATAGGGCCCGCATGAAGCCACTTTATAATCTCTTGTTAatctaacttgcacatctttgggatttgtGAGGAAAATAGGTGTATTGACATCTCACTAGGGAGATGTTCCACACAAAAACTGATCAGGCATGTGATCTGAACGCAAGACACTGAATCTGTGTATCTGTACTAAACAATGTACAACTATGTGCTTccactgccttttatttctataaagaatattttttaataacaattGATCAATTAAATAGACAACTTAATTCCTTTCTTAATGAGAGTACAGAGTAGTCCCAATACCTGATTGGGCGACTTCAGACACAGGCTTATGTGATATACGAGCAATGTGCCCAAGGACAGAAAAGATGGCAAATCCAGCAAAGACACTTGTAGCGAAGTTGGTAAGACAAATGATGATTGCATCTGAATAGCCGTTGTTGTTGAATTTGTTGTACGAAGACAGGGCAACAAGGCCTCCCCATGCAGTAGAAAGGGAAAAGAAGACCTGGGTGGCAGCGTCCTTCCAAacctttaaaacaacaaaaaaggaaatataataTTAAGTTAACTTAAAGGCTGATTACTGCTACATGGGAGCATCTGGCCTAAACTCAGTAACAGTTTAAGGGGATATACAGAGCCAGTTTATGTACTCTGGTCAATAACTTTTTAAGggtttttttaaaggttttaaacgtgctccttgacaggacagagatgacagttctgtctctcaattaaaagtatgcaaaggtatcttcttcttcaaaggagtacgtgtcaggagcaggaaatgtctgagagagagagagagagggagaagcaaaaaaatcaatttcaaatCTGACAggagcccgtacaggctttttaagtaaGTGGAGTACCGCACGAGAGGCTTATCACGTGACAGAGCCGCCAGaaaggtaaggagcaatgtgaaggtcaacatttttcaggggttttcccaggagcATCTGTATTctctaggggtgcgatcagcccccagCTCACAACAGCAACATTGTTGTTAGCTGTTTGAAGTTCAAGGCCTTGGTCACAGCATTACACCATTTGCTTTGCCTTGAACTATGCTGGTTTAGAAAATGGGCTGATGGAAATTTTAGAAATATCTTGgcattataggtttatagggttttTCGTTTCCACAAGTACAgggtaaagtgaaattcttagttACATATGCtctgaaaaaatcaaaatgttaccACTATCCCTTCCCTAAAAAATCCCAGAACAAACAGTATATATTTTCCTGGGGTGCACCCCTAAACACTGGGGTGTCTGTCTCTTACAACATCTACTTTTTTGTagctaataaaattttatttactagCTCCATGTAATCTCCtctaaatttatttgtaaaatacaaatattataacATCTTTATAGTATGTTTTATGGTgaaaataacttgcatttatccATAGAAGAAGACAAGCAAAGGCCTTAAGACTCAAATCAAAAGCTGTTTTCACAAAAGGATATCAAATCACATGGTGTACCTCAGCGTCAGACAGCTTTGAAATGTCTGAATGAGTTCCTATGTAGTATTCGATTCCTTCCCGAGCTCCTTCCAGAGTTACTCCTCGTATCAGCAGGATGATCAAAACAGCATAAGGAAAGGTCGCTGTGAAATACACCACCTAGGAACATCAAGGACAAGAAGTAAGTTAGTGTTGCATATGTACATCATCTGCAGGCACTTTCCAACTGCATGAACGTTTTTTTGAACCAAGAACTTTTTAGAAGCTCaggaacttttgtagcattccctCCACTGAAACTTGGCATTTTATAGTTCTGACAGTTTTTTCAGCTCCTGCTCCATGCTAGGAACTATCATGTATGGGTCTCAGGTGACGAATTGTGCTGactggttgaccacaagcactgaaGCCATCTTACAAAGTTGTTTGTACTTTGGAAAGTTATGGGTGAAGATGGTGTGCTGCGCTACCTTGAAGCAATAAGTGAACTCCAGATCATGCATCACTTTCTACCCCATTACTCTTCTTTGCACAGTTGCACATTTTGCATGAAGGTTATAGTTCCTGTTGTGCGGTATGAATGTAATGCAGAAAccaatctctctgttatataaaaaaaaaaaaaaaaacttgtgacaagacgtgatcttctgaagagagacagagagacacttcagaagagagagacactttcacttcccgcgagaCACGCACGTAACGTCATACTGGCAACCTTTGTAAGCAAGTCCCTTGCTACACATGCAAGTttcagataatggaagtaggaaaattcgaaagtctcaaagcATACagagatcgcatagtgtttgaggacaaaaagacaggtgctgtacaggcttttagacATAAGAAGCGCCGCCCTAAATGCCGATCATGCGGAACGGAAGCAGCTGCAAGACAGCTGCAAGCCACAAGTCCTGCGAGACAGGCACTTCAGATTATACTTGCAACCTTTGtaagcaagtcccatgatacacattcacagcaggttacagataattgAAGTAAGAAGTTTTGTTGAAATGCGTGAAAacatcacagtagcgcaaacaaacggaaactATTACTTactaaaataatggaacagcgaaaagagatggcATAGTGTTTCATTCAGCCACACTCCTCACAACGGTGCGTGGCGCTGGTGGGAGGTAGAGAAGTGGTAAGCAAACGATGTGCAGATCACACGACACATCAGCAGTGGTTTCGGAGAAGAGGCCGTGTCTCCTTGGGTTGTgctcagtccccctcttcacaatgatGTGAAGCGAATTGGGGGGATtagaaggggttggcgagcaccTATTCCTATGGTGGGAAAATACCTTATGTGTGAACAGGTACATGCTGAAAGCTGAGAAAGGCCTTGGGGGACTGGGGATGACTGCTGAATCTCAATGGTAGATAACGCTTTTATCCCATCTTTCTAACTATTCTAACAGTTCAATATCTTCTATTCAGAGATCAAAACAACCAGATTATCTTCTCCCATATAAAGCAGAAAtatctattttctttatttttaattcaatttacaaCAAAAAGTTTGATTATCTTCTCCCATATAAAGAAGAAAGctctattttctttatttttaattcggtttacaacaaaaataaagtctatttacataaataaaatatatcatacCTTTCCCAATGACTTTATTCCCTTAAACAAGGCAGCACCAACTATTATCCATGCCAGCAGGAGGCAGAGAGCAAGATGCCAGATAACACCTCCAGATTCATCTAATCCACTCGATCGACGAAGGGCTACTTTGCTGAAAATGTAACAcagataaaatttaaaatatgcaaacagGAGTTCAACATAAAAACCTGCTTTTAGGAGCTGGACATACAACACATGCAATATAAGGCAACACAACAAACCTCCCAGATTAAGAtgtgagtgcagccatgcaacgggtgacactgCAGCTTCACACTGaagaatgtgagattttttttactgtggcaggagtgccaatcctgccaccaacccccaggttgtccctgcaagttggaggacctggatgcagattaacgtcataccaaggacagagcaattgcacgttaaaggccttgctcaagggcccaatggagcagatGGCATTTAATCGTTAAGGAACTCCAATGTCTTCAAAAGCctcctttttgctttaatttctcatttgtttttggtCTCAACCGTTACGGGAGAtagacgtctgaagcggagctccattgcagcggctttattttttctcttatttcttattatcccgaggtatcctgtatttacccaacctgagaagtttctactacagtatataaacaagaGTAACAAGAatgggggtcagaaagaa encodes:
- the LOC114663137 gene encoding sodium- and chloride-dependent neutral and basic amino acid transporter B(0+)-like; this translates as MYNYGTTIVTSGSDSSKVALRRSSGLDESGGVIWHLALCLLLAWIIVGAALFKGIKSLGKVVYFTATFPYAVLIILLIRGVTLEGAREGIEYYIGTHSDISKLSDAEVWKDAATQVFFSLSTAWGGLVALSSYNKFNNNGYSDAIIICLTNFATSVFAGFAIFSVLGHIARISHKPVSEVAQSGFGLAFIACPEALAKLPVSPLWSVLFFFMLLTLGLGTQFTIIQTITSVLQDEFPKYLCSRRVLITVVACVVLYLLGLPCVTGAGIYWVNLIDHFCSGWVPLIAAVLELVGIIYIYGGNRFIEDIEMMIGKKNCYFWLWWRACWFFISPCLLTIILVWSMVKFSTPSYGPILYPVWGTVLGWFMIAFCIIWIPIFAVFNFAKAKGGIFERLRQISSPTPDWGPYLECHRGERYKNQESSQRIQQSKQNENDLSVVYTNEMIMISSPNCD